In Nocardia sp. NBC_01327, the genomic stretch ATGTCGGCGGCGGCGCATCCATCATGGGCACCCTGTCCGGTGGCGGCAAGCAGGTCATCTCGCTCGGCGAGCGCTGCCTGCTCGGCGCGAACTCGGGCCTGGGCATCTCCCTCGGCGACGACTGCGTCATCGAGGCCGGCCTCTACGTCACCGCCGGCACCAAGGTCACCCTGCCCGACGGCGCGGTCATCAAGGCCGCCGAACTCAGCGGCAAAGACAACCTGCTCTTCCGCCGCAACTCCGTCACCGGCGCCGTAGAAGTGGTGCCGCGCAAGGGCACCGGCATCGAACTCAACGCCGCCCTGCACGCCAACGACTAGGTTTCTCCGAGAACGCCGCGGATGAGTGCGGCGATATCGCCGAGCCAGGCTGCCGCCGCGGCATCGGAGGTGTCGTCGTCGAGCACCCAGTTGCCGTCGGCAGCCACCATCCACGACAGCGTGCCGGGTGCTTGGGGCGTGTCCAGCACCGCGTCGATGGCTGCCAGCTCGCGCCGGATACCCCGCTGATTGCGCTGCGCGATCCGAAGCAGATGATCGCGCACCTCGTCCAGACTCTCGCAGTCGGCGACGAAGGCGCGCAGGAAATCCCGAACCTGATCGAGCGCGGGCGGCAGGGGCCGATTCGCGTGTGCGCGCAGCTTTTCGGGAAGCTCCATATCGCTCAGCGTAGTAGGCCGGCCGGGTACCCGGAGACGACCAGGAACGACGGCGGGCGGCCCGGAATCAGGTTCAGGACCACAGTGGCGAAGCTGGTTCGGCCGGCGCGCGCCGACTTCGGCCCGAGTCCGTTCATGCCCTCGTTGTAGAACCCTTCTCCGGTCAGGTGCCCGGTGTCGAAGGTGGCTTTGTGAAATTCGTCGAGGGCGAGGTCGCTGCGAACTGTCTCCCAGTTCGCCCGGAGATAGTCGTTGATCGTCCGGCTCATCGTCGAGGCATCCGACCAGCGGTACGACCAGTTCTGCGCGTGGGACCACGGTGGATCACCGTAGATCCGGCCCTCGATGGTCCGGTCCCCCGGCGGGGCATCGTCTCGGTTCAGCGGCACATCCGGTCCGTGCCGCTCGACGGTGTGCGCACCGTCGGCCGCATGGGCGAGGTCGTTCTCGCCGATGTTCACCCGAGGCGGTTCGTCGCCCAGCGCATGGTAGATCTCGGTGGCCTTGCGCACCTCTGGATCGAGTGACGCGCCCCCATCCTCTGTGCTGTGAGGTGTGCCGTCCAGGCGGCCGAGCACGTTCGAATGATCCACCCCGACATACGTATCCGTGACGCTACGCAGCCCTGCGGCTCCGGACCGACAGGGTTCGGCAACCGCAACCGTCTCCCCCTCCGTGCCCAGCAGATCGATCAGCCGCCGGCCGACTCCGCTCATGGCTTCGCTCGGGTTCATCGACCCGAGCAGATATCCACCGCCGCGATCACGCCGGGTGGCGGGCGCCGAAATCCGCAGGCGGGGACCACCGTCACCTCCGTTGCGCTGCGCGACCCTCTGACCCGGCGCCTGGGCGGCTGGACGGGCGCCACGAGTCCAGCCGGACCAGTCTGCCGGAGAACGGATCTCGGCACGGTCGAGTCATCCCAGCAGTGGGAACACCCGTGTCGGCGCAGCGATGCGGAGGCGGGCGCTCAGTCGATGCCGAAGGCGATGACGCGTTCGGGGGTGATGCGGATCAGTTCCGGGGAGCCGCCGGGGATGTAGGTTTCGACGTCGCGCAATGCCTGTGCGGTGCCGCGGATTTCGAGGCAGCGGACGGTCCAGGGGTTCACCGAGGGTACGTCGTCGACGACGAAGGCGACGCGCTCCTCCTTGGTGAGGTTGCGGAACTTCTGGGAGGCGCCCATATTGTGGCCGGCGATATCGATGGTGCCGAGCGCCTCGTTGTAGCGGAAGCCCACCGGGTTGTTCTGCGGTGAGCCGTCCGGGCGAATGGTGGCGAGGCGGCCGAGCCGCTGACCGGCGAGGTATTCGAGCTGCGCGGGCGACAGTGTTGCGATCATGTAGGCGACGTTAGGACCTCGAGTGCGGTTCAGGTCAAGCGCAACGCCCGCTGTTCACTCAGAGCAGCAGCTTCTTCTGCACCTTGCCCATGGCATTGCGGGGCAGTGACGGCACCACCCGCACCTCGCGGGGCCGCTTGTGCGCCGAGAGTTCCGCTCCCACATGATCGATCAGCTGCTGGGCCACGGAATCGCCTGCACCGTCCCGCAATACGACATAGGCGACGATGCGCTGCCCGAGATCGTCGTCGGGCAGTCCGACGACCGCCGTCTCCGCCACGGCCGGATGGCCCAGCAGGGACGTCTCGATCTCCCCGGCGCCGATGCGATATCCGCCGGATTTGATGAGATCCACCGACTCCCGCCCGACAATGCGGTGGAAACCCCCGGCGTCGATGACCGCGACATCACCGGTCTTGAACCAGCCGTCCCCGGTCCAGTTCTCGGCCGTGACCTCCGGCTTGTTCAGGTATCCGTCGAACAGCATGGGCCCGCGCACCTGCAGCCCGCCGACGCTCTCACCGTCGTGCGGAACCGGGTCACCGGCCTCGTCGACCAGTCGCGTCTCGACTCCGGCGACGGTCGTGCCCACCCAGCCGGGCCGGCGTTCACCGTCGGGCCGGGTGGAGAGCGTGATCATGGTTTCGCTCATGCCGTAGCGCTCGAGCGGGTCATGTCCGGTGAGGGCACGCAGCCGCTCGAAGACCGGGACCGGCAGCGGCGCGCTTCCGGAGATCAGAATGCGGGCATTCGCCAATTGCTTTGCCGCATCCGGATCTTCGGCAATGCGGGACCACACGGTGGGCACACCGAAGTACATGGTGCCGGGCGCGGCGGCATACGCCTCGGGGGTGGGCTTACCGGTGTGGATCAGCGGGCTGCCGACCCGCAGCGGCCCCAGCACGCCGAGGATGAGCCCGTGCACATGGAACAGC encodes the following:
- a CDS encoding PPOX class F420-dependent oxidoreductase; its protein translation is MIATLSPAQLEYLAGQRLGRLATIRPDGSPQNNPVGFRYNEALGTIDIAGHNMGASQKFRNLTKEERVAFVVDDVPSVNPWTVRCLEIRGTAQALRDVETYIPGGSPELIRITPERVIAFGID
- a CDS encoding acyl-CoA synthetase translates to MSYRSPLLLSSLNPAAVAAGADIPDAVTIDGVTLSRSDLLGGATSVAERVARADRVAVLARPTVSTVLAVVGCLIAGVTVVPVPPDAGSAELAHILRDSGAQAWLGEAPAGSDLPVVPVRTHARSWHTYAEPPPEATAFILYTSGTTGAPKGVMLSRRAIAAGLDALAEAWGWTANDVLVHGLPLFHVHGLILGVLGPLRVGSPLIHTGKPTPEAYAAAPGTMYFGVPTVWSRIAEDPDAAKQLANARILISGSAPLPVPVFERLRALTGHDPLERYGMSETMITLSTRPDGERRPGWVGTTVAGVETRLVDEAGDPVPHDGESVGGLQVRGPMLFDGYLNKPEVTAENWTGDGWFKTGDVAVIDAGGFHRIVGRESVDLIKSGGYRIGAGEIETSLLGHPAVAETAVVGLPDDDLGQRIVAYVVLRDGAGDSVAQQLIDHVGAELSAHKRPREVRVVPSLPRNAMGKVQKKLLL